The Moraxella haemolytica genome window below encodes:
- a CDS encoding adenylosuccinate synthase, protein MGKNVVVLGSQWGDEGKGKIVDLLTEKATAVSRYQGGHNAGHTLVVGGEKTVLHLIPSGILREGVTCFIGNGVVLAPDALLKEMNGLIEKGVPVRERLRISPACPLIMPYHTALDQARELKRGDAKIGTTGRGIGPAYEDRVARRALKVADLFRADLPQKLEALLEYHNFSLTQYYQVEAIDYDATLELCKVWADELRDLVVDVTDELEKRRNAGENLMFEGAQGTLLDIDHGTYPFVTSSNTTAGGVATGTGLGPLYFDYVLGITKAYTTRVGSGPFPTELFDEVGVHLAKVGHEFGATTGRARRCGWFDAVSLRRAVVLNSMSGICLTKLDVLDGLDEIKIATKYRVPEGECAGAYDAEFYEKVEPVYETLAGWSESTIGITKFEDLPENAKIYIKRIEELVGCPVDIISTGPDRAETIVLRDPYDA, encoded by the coding sequence ATGGGTAAAAATGTCGTAGTATTGGGTAGCCAATGGGGCGATGAAGGCAAGGGTAAGATTGTTGACCTTTTGACCGAAAAAGCAACAGCAGTCTCACGCTATCAAGGTGGTCATAATGCAGGTCATACATTGGTTGTTGGTGGCGAGAAGACTGTACTTCACTTAATCCCGTCTGGCATCTTGCGTGAGGGGGTTACTTGTTTTATTGGTAACGGTGTTGTGCTTGCCCCTGATGCATTGTTAAAAGAGATGAACGGCTTGATTGAAAAAGGCGTGCCTGTGCGTGAGCGTCTGCGTATCTCGCCTGCTTGCCCACTCATCATGCCATATCATACCGCACTAGACCAAGCTCGTGAGCTAAAGCGTGGCGATGCCAAAATCGGCACAACAGGTCGTGGCATCGGCCCTGCTTATGAAGACAGAGTGGCTCGCCGTGCCTTAAAAGTGGCTGACCTATTTAGAGCGGATTTGCCCCAAAAGCTAGAAGCACTGTTAGAATATCATAACTTTTCCTTAACTCAATATTATCAGGTGGAGGCCATCGATTATGATGCAACGCTTGAGCTGTGCAAAGTGTGGGCAGATGAACTTAGGGATTTGGTTGTTGATGTGACTGATGAACTAGAAAAACGCCGTAATGCTGGTGAAAACTTAATGTTTGAGGGAGCACAAGGCACGCTACTTGACATTGATCATGGTACTTACCCATTTGTTACCAGCTCAAATACGACAGCAGGCGGTGTAGCGACAGGTACAGGCTTGGGTCCTTTGTATTTTGATTATGTGCTTGGCATTACCAAGGCATATACCACTCGTGTGGGTTCAGGTCCTTTCCCAACCGAGCTATTTGATGAAGTGGGTGTGCACCTAGCAAAAGTAGGTCATGAGTTTGGTGCGACCACAGGTCGTGCTCGCCGATGCGGTTGGTTTGATGCAGTCAGCCTGCGTCGTGCGGTGGTGCTAAACTCAATGTCGGGCATCTGCTTAACCAAGCTAGATGTGCTAGATGGTCTTGATGAGATTAAGATTGCTACTAAATACCGTGTGCCAGAGGGCGAATGTGCAGGGGCTTATGATGCAGAGTTCTATGAGAAAGTTGAGCCTGTGTATGAAACTTTAGCAGGCTGGAGCGAATCAACCATTGGAATTACCAAGTTTGAAGATTTGCCAGAGAATGCCAAGATTTATATCAAGCGTATTGAAGAGTTGGTTGGTTGTCCTGTAGATATCATCTCAACAGGTCCTGACCGTGCGGAGACGATTGTGCTAAGAGACCCTTATGACGCATAA
- a CDS encoding ATP phosphoribosyltransferase regulatory subunit translates to MPTCTMATSLQRTDAKNWLLPDGVVDVLFKDAQKQESLRDALLFVLTANGYQLVSPPLIEYTETLLGGADEDLKRQTFKMVDQLTGRMMGVRADITPQITRIDAQHGDGVSRYCYIGQVVKTLPNGLFGLRTPLQLGAEIFGVSHVNAEMALIDLLVALTDEIGMSRDNLHIDVGHVVIFDALCTLHHTEESVIDTLMSLYIKKDLPELETLCLSIEGGADFLVLARHTLAQDAIPDANNLLSKLSKNAQDSTPIVEAATEIATLSSHIKALGMSVSVDITELSGYHYHTGLVFNVYLNRSVIAQTQPLVRGGRFCARAGRQATGFSMDMNRLLEYVELQEDTVIVVDYDDLCRADNDQKDDLDKQIATLQDEGCIVIKPLSFDDKPQMIDGVLHLDDGVWVVQLVGDD, encoded by the coding sequence GTGCCGACCTGCACGATGGCTACTAGCCTACAGCGTACTGATGCCAAAAACTGGCTTTTGCCAGATGGCGTGGTAGATGTATTATTTAAAGATGCTCAAAAACAAGAAAGTCTGCGAGATGCACTACTATTTGTTCTAACTGCCAATGGTTATCAGTTGGTTTCACCGCCTTTGATTGAATATACCGAGACTTTGCTTGGTGGTGCTGATGAGGATTTAAAGCGTCAGACTTTCAAGATGGTGGATCAGCTCACAGGTCGCATGATGGGCGTGCGAGCGGATATTACACCACAGATTACTCGTATTGACGCACAGCATGGCGATGGAGTGAGTCGTTACTGCTATATTGGTCAGGTGGTTAAGACGCTGCCTAATGGACTGTTTGGACTGCGTACACCACTTCAGCTAGGGGCGGAGATTTTTGGGGTAAGCCATGTCAATGCCGAGATGGCACTCATTGATCTATTGGTGGCATTGACCGATGAGATTGGCATGAGCCGTGATAATCTGCATATTGATGTTGGTCATGTGGTGATTTTTGATGCGTTATGCACGCTACATCATACCGAAGAGTCGGTCATTGATACGCTTATGTCGTTGTATATCAAAAAAGATTTGCCCGAACTTGAGACATTGTGCCTATCTATTGAAGGTGGGGCAGATTTTTTGGTGCTTGCTCGGCACACGCTTGCCCAAGATGCCATACCTGATGCAAACAATCTATTGTCAAAATTATCCAAAAATGCTCAAGATAGCACGCCGATTGTTGAAGCGGCGACTGAGATTGCCACTTTGTCATCGCACATCAAAGCACTGGGCATGAGCGTTAGTGTTGATATTACTGAGCTGTCTGGTTATCACTACCATACAGGACTTGTGTTTAATGTTTATTTGAATCGTTCGGTCATCGCACAGACACAACCTTTGGTGCGTGGTGGGCGTTTTTGTGCACGAGCAGGGCGACAGGCAACAGGTTTTAGTATGGATATGAATCGCCTGCTTGAATATGTTGAACTACAAGAAGATACTGTGATTGTAGTGGATTATGATGATTTGTGCCGTGCCGATAATGACCAAAAAGACGACCTAGACAAACAAATTGCTACACTTCAAGATGAGGGCTGTATCGTTATCAAGCCACTATCCTTTGATGACAAACCGCAAATGATTGATGGCGTATTACACCTTGATGATGGAGTGTGGGTGGTACAGTTGGTTGGTGATGACTAG
- a CDS encoding neutral zinc metallopeptidase yields MQWKGRRQSSNIEDRRGSTRKVGGVSIIGLILALIVWKIFGISPETTLGITEQITQNSQITQAPTQETAEQAETRAFVATVLADTEDVWIPIFNQLGGTYQPPKLVMFSGTVQSACGSATSASGPFYCPADQKVYLDTSFFKAMRTQMGISGEKNATELSQKDQAADFAQAYVIAHEVGHHVQTLLGISNQVRQAQSQTDQATANNLSVRQELQADCFAGLWARHNHERTQFLQKGDIEEALDAAEKIGDDYLQHKSHGHAVPDSFTHGTSKQRQRWFYRGFESGDIKQCDTFATRQL; encoded by the coding sequence ATGCAGTGGAAAGGTCGCAGACAAAGCAGTAATATTGAAGACCGCCGTGGTAGTACACGAAAAGTCGGTGGTGTGAGTATTATTGGCTTGATTTTAGCACTCATTGTTTGGAAAATTTTTGGTATCAGTCCAGAGACCACCTTGGGCATTACCGAACAAATCACTCAAAATAGCCAAATCACCCAAGCCCCCACCCAAGAAACCGCTGAACAAGCTGAGACTCGTGCTTTCGTTGCCACCGTCTTGGCGGATACCGAAGATGTCTGGATACCGATTTTTAATCAGCTTGGTGGTACTTATCAACCGCCCAAACTTGTCATGTTTAGTGGCACGGTCCAGTCTGCTTGCGGTTCTGCAACTTCAGCCAGCGGTCCTTTTTATTGCCCTGCCGATCAAAAAGTCTATTTAGATACTAGCTTTTTTAAAGCAATGCGTACACAAATGGGCATCTCTGGCGAGAAAAACGCCACCGAGCTTAGCCAAAAAGACCAAGCAGCTGATTTCGCTCAGGCTTATGTCATTGCCCATGAGGTCGGTCATCATGTACAAACCTTACTAGGCATATCAAATCAAGTACGCCAAGCTCAAAGTCAAACAGATCAAGCGACCGCCAATAATCTATCAGTACGCCAAGAACTACAAGCAGACTGTTTTGCTGGGCTGTGGGCAAGACATAATCATGAACGCACGCAATTTCTACAAAAAGGCGACATTGAGGAAGCTTTAGATGCCGCCGAAAAAATCGGCGATGACTATTTACAACACAAATCACATGGGCACGCCGTACCAGATAGTTTTACACATGGCACAAGCAAACAGCGTCAGCGTTGGTTCTATCGTGGTTTTGAGTCTGGCGACATTAAGCAGTGCGACACTTTCGCTACTCGCCAATTATAA
- a CDS encoding TIGR03915 family putative DNA repair protein, with product MVDLFGDDGVALVFDGSFEGWLSVVFYAYEHRLIGRHITVVAKHDEIPHLFLTTLQVPTDEKKALRVLDKIRQILDLRQVIWAFLSEDATIYTHLLSVVVHQLDHPNKNVMQNYAHPDVLAVHQCIKKVGRERHRMQAFVRFECTDNDVYFAKVNPDFNVLPLIGDFFAKRFADQSWLIFDVVRGYGIFYDHTNPKAGVREVVDIDQGLLDDSSTIHGEKEPIYQRLWQAYFRHVTIKERINTKHHIAQMPRRYWQYLTEKKGF from the coding sequence GTGGTTGATTTGTTCGGTGATGATGGCGTAGCGTTGGTCTTTGATGGGAGTTTTGAGGGTTGGCTGTCGGTGGTGTTTTATGCTTATGAGCATAGATTGATTGGGCGACATATTACTGTTGTTGCAAAGCATGATGAGATACCCCATCTTTTTTTGACCACGCTACAAGTACCAACAGATGAAAAGAAAGCTTTGCGTGTACTGGATAAAATTCGGCAAATTTTAGATTTAAGGCAAGTGATTTGGGCATTTTTATCAGAAGATGCGACAATCTACACACATCTTTTATCAGTGGTGGTGCATCAGCTTGACCACCCCAACAAAAATGTCATGCAAAATTATGCTCACCCAGATGTCTTGGCGGTTCATCAGTGCATCAAGAAAGTTGGGCGGGAGAGGCATCGTATGCAAGCATTCGTACGATTTGAATGTACGGATAATGATGTGTATTTTGCTAAGGTTAATCCTGATTTTAATGTCTTGCCGTTAATTGGGGATTTTTTTGCTAAACGGTTTGCTGATCAAAGCTGGCTAATCTTTGATGTGGTGAGAGGTTATGGGATATTTTATGACCACACCAATCCTAAGGCAGGTGTGCGTGAGGTGGTAGATATTGATCAAGGGCTTTTAGACGATTCAAGCACCATTCATGGCGAAAAAGAGCCAATTTACCAAAGGTTATGGCAGGCATATTTTCGCCATGTTACCATCAAAGAGCGTATCAACACCAAGCACCACATCGCCCAAATGCCACGCCGTTATTGGCAGTATCTTACCGAGAAAAAAGGGTTTTGA
- the corA gene encoding magnesium/cobalt transporter CorA gives MPNKHHTDDMNTPKCDTIEEYLNAPNEPSRHPTTPTDDELTEEYDEELSLDSQDSYIYGDADATDEDTIEIMTVYDPDADRFEDLEDSGDNETIVCYSYSRKTGEPIEQLHIDDVSRALTNNNQFIWLGLYDPSIETVQEVKDAFDLHELALEDALAEHQRPKVESYGHDMIFVVVRTAKLEDNQIRYGTTAIFMGKNFIISIRRGASNSYAPVREHYHRRPERLRLGPIFVLHAILDFIVDNYLPITDRLGNYLREQERNIFSSEFSRETLKSLYELKSQLVHMRAVILPVQDVCNFFINHKKNELISAFPVAAQPYFRDVNDHLLRSLDAVNGLNEMLSVAMNTYTTMVTMGQNDVVRKLAAWAGIAAVPTAVAGIYGMNFKFMPELTWQYGYFIVIGAILLICIYLYSKFRRAGWL, from the coding sequence ATGCCGAATAAGCACCACACGGACGATATGAACACCCCCAAATGCGATACCATTGAAGAGTATCTCAATGCACCAAACGAACCATCAAGACACCCTACTACACCAACCGATGATGAACTGACCGAAGAGTATGATGAAGAGTTGTCATTAGACAGCCAAGACAGCTATATCTATGGCGATGCTGATGCCACCGATGAAGACACCATCGAAATCATGACGGTGTACGACCCAGATGCCGATCGCTTTGAAGACCTAGAAGACTCTGGCGATAATGAAACCATTGTCTGCTATTCTTATTCTAGAAAAACAGGCGAGCCCATAGAGCAGTTGCACATTGATGATGTCAGCCGTGCCTTAACCAACAACAATCAATTCATCTGGCTTGGTCTGTATGATCCTAGCATTGAGACCGTTCAAGAAGTCAAAGATGCCTTTGACTTACACGAACTTGCCTTAGAAGACGCCCTTGCTGAACACCAACGCCCAAAGGTTGAAAGCTATGGTCATGATATGATTTTTGTGGTGGTGCGTACCGCAAAACTTGAGGACAATCAAATCCGCTATGGCACAACAGCCATATTTATGGGAAAAAATTTCATCATTAGTATTCGCCGTGGTGCTTCCAACTCTTACGCACCTGTGCGTGAGCATTATCATCGCCGCCCAGAACGCCTAAGATTAGGACCGATTTTCGTCTTGCACGCCATCTTAGACTTCATTGTTGATAATTATTTACCAATCACTGACCGACTGGGGAATTATTTGCGTGAGCAAGAAAGAAATATTTTTTCATCAGAATTTAGCCGAGAAACACTAAAAAGTTTATACGAATTAAAATCTCAGCTCGTCCATATGCGTGCGGTCATTTTGCCCGTACAAGATGTCTGCAACTTTTTTATCAATCACAAAAAAAACGAACTTATCTCAGCATTCCCTGTTGCTGCTCAGCCCTATTTTCGTGATGTCAACGACCACCTACTACGCTCACTCGATGCGGTAAACGGATTAAATGAAATGCTCTCTGTCGCCATGAATACCTATACCACGATGGTAACCATGGGACAGAACGATGTCGTGCGTAAACTTGCTGCATGGGCGGGTATCGCTGCCGTACCAACAGCAGTGGCAGGCATCTATGGCATGAACTTTAAGTTCATGCCTGAATTGACTTGGCAATATGGTTATTTTATCGTCATTGGGGCGATTTTACTCATCTGTATTTATCTTTACTCTAAATTCCGCCGTGCTGGGTGGTTATAG
- a CDS encoding ATP-binding protein has product MNTLTLPEPLSSLLTQFLTQHTNSPIVIDPNILAYRWVGSKHGQLIPLDVVFGVDLDDLMGIETQKDKLITNTCQFLSGLPANHVLMTGSRGAGKSSLVRALLKRYHSAGLRVIEVARDDLVHLDQIRQAIKASQQADNTNHYIVYCDDLAFNTQDENYRTLKSVLDGALDSEQERLLVYATSNRRHLLPQMMKDNINIYNGQTDEVNPYETIDETVSLSDRFGLWLSFYPMNQDTYLNIVANYLTKHGLAFDEMAQQEALKWASTRGSRSGRIAYQFSRHWAGMNQLQQ; this is encoded by the coding sequence ATGAATACACTAACCTTACCTGAACCACTAAGTTCACTATTAACTCAGTTTTTAACTCAGCATACCAACTCGCCCATCGTCATTGATCCAAATATTTTAGCTTATCGTTGGGTTGGTAGCAAGCATGGGCAATTAATACCACTTGATGTGGTTTTTGGAGTGGACTTAGATGACCTTATGGGCATTGAGACCCAAAAAGACAAGCTAATTACCAACACATGCCAGTTTCTATCAGGACTGCCTGCCAATCATGTGTTAATGACAGGCTCTCGTGGAGCAGGTAAATCATCATTGGTGCGAGCTCTACTCAAACGCTATCATAGTGCAGGACTGCGAGTCATCGAAGTAGCTCGTGATGATTTGGTACATCTGGATCAAATCCGTCAAGCCATCAAAGCATCACAACAAGCAGACAATACCAACCACTACATCGTGTACTGTGATGATTTGGCATTTAATACTCAAGATGAAAACTACCGCACCCTAAAAAGTGTACTTGATGGTGCTTTAGATAGTGAACAAGAAAGACTGCTTGTGTACGCCACCAGCAATCGCCGCCACCTACTGCCACAGATGATGAAAGACAACATCAATATCTACAACGGTCAGACTGATGAGGTCAATCCCTACGAGACCATTGATGAGACCGTCTCATTATCAGATAGATTTGGTCTATGGCTATCATTTTATCCAATGAATCAAGACACCTATTTAAACATTGTTGCAAACTATCTTACCAAACATGGCTTGGCATTTGACGAGATGGCACAGCAAGAAGCCCTAAAGTGGGCAAGCACTCGTGGCAGTCGTTCTGGTCGCATTGCTTATCAATTTAGTCGCCATTGGGCAGGCATGAACCAACTACAACAATAA